From the Candidatus Binataceae bacterium genome, the window GAGCATCCACTGTGTTCTGGAACACTTGTGCTCGCTTGAGCGCAGCATGTGCTGCTGCGAGTTGTCGGTCGGCCTGGACCGCCGCTGCAAATGCATCCGCCGCGCCAAATGCCACCGATAGCGCTTCTGCGTCGACACCAGCCTGCGCGCTGCGTCGGTCGGCCAAGGAAGCGTCGACCAGCGCCATCTTCTGCGTCAGATGGGCGATATCGTACGAGAGAGAAAGGCCCGCGGTGCTACCCCACATTCCGGAGTCGAATACGCGGTCTCGCGGCGGACCGGCGATCGGCGGGATCCCCTCCATGTTGAAGTGCGCGCCCGGCACGACGTTTCCGGTCGCACGGTTTTCCTGAAGGCCGACGTAGCCTGTGGGTATATATTCCGAGCGCGCTATGCCGAGTTTCGCCGCTGCCGCCTCTTCGAGCCCGATTTGGGTGCGCAGGCGGGGATGGTGCGCGAGCGCGTAGTTGACAGCTTCTTTGAGCGTGAGAGGTTGCTGAAGCTGATCGCCGGGCGTTTGCGCTCGAGCAACCGTCGTCCAGAAAAGCGCAGCCGCGAGAAGCACGCCTGGTAAGCGTTGCAACATTATCGGCTCCGTCTTGCAAACGATTCGTGGAGATCATCGAAGAGTGCGACGGCTCGCACGAGCCTGGTGTCGTCATCTTTGTGAGCAGTGCATATGCCGGTAATGAGCCGATCGATGCCTGCGACCTCGGGGCGCCCGAACTTTGTATCCTTCAAGTCAATATCGTGGACGATTTCGGCGATCGCTCGCAGCGGAGCCGTGCCCAGCCCCATTCGCTCGAGTAGAACCTCGAAGGTGCACCGGTCGCCCTGATGGGTGAACTCAGCTTCGAACATGTCGAAGCGGATCTCGTCCTTCTGTGGCCGATAACCTCGCGCAGCCACAAACCTGAACTCCGCCTTCGGGTCGATGAAGCGGCGAATCAGCCACGCCGACGCCATACGGTCCACGTGGATGCCCTTGCGGGTCACCCAAACGCGGCCTCGAAACTCCGCGGCGTTGGCGCGGGAAGCCGGCTGCTCCCGCGCGGCCCCGCCAAAGCGCGCCTCCAGTTCGGAAACTAGCCCCTCGGCAGGTTGGCGCCCGAGGGCATCGAAGAAATCGATCGCAACCACTTCGGAAAGTCGCCGACGTAAACGTTCAACCGCAGTTTGCAGGCTCGGTCCGTGATCGACATTGGATTTGCTGCGCGGCTGCAGCGCCCGCGCGAGCTCGCGCGCCTCCTCTGCGATCGCCGCGTAGTCCGCATCGCGTGCGGCTCTGAACAGCACCTCGACTTGATCGTTCGACAGGCCATCGATGAAATCGGCCTCGCATATCGAACCCTCAGCCCCACCTTCCGTGATCTCGCGCAGCGTCCATTGGAAATCCTCAAGCGCCTGATCGTTCTTCGGCAGGACATAGACCGAGTTTTTGATTGCGACGGCGCCTATCTTTTGCAGGCGACGCCAGACCTTGACCCGGAAGTAGTCCGGCTTGGGTGGGATCTGATGGATGAGCAGCAGCCAGCGCGGTTCGCCCCTCTCAGCCATAGGCTCAAGATCGGCGTTCGTCGATACAATTGCAAGCCCCCTGTGCATCAAGTGAATCACAGAGCCGAAGTAGCTTCTTTCCGACGCGTCGAGCGGCTGCTGGAGACGCCCACCAACGGCGTTGATGAAGACCTTCGATCAGTTCAGTGCCGGTGGCGGTGGTGCAGATCGGGGGTGTGAGAGTGAGCGTGGGTCAATGGTTCATGTACGTGTGCATGCGAATGTGGCTCGGCGACGACCTCGTCATGCTCATGCTGGTGATGGTCGTCGTGCACGTGGAGATGTTCGTGGAGCATTGCTTCGTGCGGGTGCAAATGGGCGTGCTTTTCGCGCACTAAAACCAGTACACCGGCAATCATCAGCACTGTCCCCGCGAGTTCAGATGGGTTGGGGAGCCCACGAAACACGACCAGCGAAAACAGAGCTCCAACGAAAGGAGCTGTCGCAAAGTATGCGGCTTCCCGGGCCGCACCGAGCATCCGAAGCGCTTTGACGTCCAGAGTTATGCTGAGGCCATAACAGAGGGCGCCCACGCAGCCGGCAAGCAACAAGGCCGTCAGTGCGGGTATTCTCGCGCCATCGTGCAAGAGGGCCAGCGCCAGCACGCACAGGCCGGCGGCGGAGGTCTTGATACGGGCGACCGCAACCGGATCGCGCAACGAAAGATGCCGCGTCAGATTATTATCGACGCCCCAACTTAGGCACGCTCCCGCGACCTCTACTGCACCTAGCCAACTGCCACCTAAGTAACCGGGCTCAAGACTGACCAGCATTCCGCCCAGCATGATCGCCGTGGCCGCAAGCTTCTCACGGGTACCGAGGTGTTCGCCTAAAAGGCCAACGGCTATCAGTGCCGTAAACGGGCCTTCGAGATTCAACAGAAGCGACCCGGTGAATGCCGAGATTCGTTGCAGACCATAGAGCATCAGCACCGGTCCGAGAATTCCGCCAAAGAAGATGATTCCGGCGATCGCGGGAATATCGTCCCGACCTATTGGCGTCTCGCGCGAAGCTGACCAACCGAGCAAGCGATAGGCCGAGAGAGCGATGGCGGCTCCCAGGTACAGGGAAGCAGACAACATTAAGGGCGAGAGATGTTTGAGCAGCAGTTTCGCTGCCGGAGTGCTTGCTCCAAAGAGCGCCGCCGCGCCCAACGCGTAGCGAACGCCAGCCTGCGCCTGCGTCTCCAAGACTTAGTGCCCCATCTGCCCTTGGGCTTGACAGATTAGGACAGTTTTCGAGCAATCCGAAAAACCCGACGGGATGGTGAAGCGCATGGCTGTGAAACTCTTTGAATTTGCCGGATTTTCTGGAGCGGCTCTTCGAGTTCTTGCAGCTCGATCTTCTGCGTGAGAGTGCCATCCGGCATCCGTCGTCGTTGCACCGCGGCGCGCCACCAGCACGCTCCGCGTACCCAAATTATCACAGCTTTGCTTGTTGGCGTTGAAGCACTCCCCAAGCTCCGCCACTGCGCTTCTTGCTGAACCAACACCCGCCGCCCGCCTTCTTCGCTTCGCCGCCGCTCTCAGTGGTGGCGTGTGCTCCGCTAGCACGCCGCGCCAGCCCTGACGGGACGCTTCGCTCTGGCACGTCCTGCCGCCCGCTCCGCCCACGCCTTGGGCGCGAAGGGATAACCGAAGTGGCGCCGTTCGGCAGCGCCGTGTACAGCCGCGAGGAGCTCATTGCGGAGCTTTCAGCCGCGTTTCTCTGCGCCGAAGCCGGGATCGCGAACGCCGTCATTTCGCAATCAGGCAGCTTACATTGCCGGCTGGCTTCAGCGCCTGCGCGACGATCGCAGATTGATCGTTCAGGCGGCGGGCCAAGCGCAAAAAGCGGCCGATTACATCCTGAATCGGACTCCCGCCGAGTAAACGCGCGCGGCGGCCGAGCCTTCCGTTCGGCCGCCGTCTGCTCCTCAGCCTTGGAAGCAGTTGTCGCCTGCGCATTACCGGCGTGACGCCGCGCGGCCGGTCGATTCTGCATCTGGATTCGGTACGCATTCGGAGCAGACGCTCGACGCCTCGCGGCCGCGGATCACGCTGAGCGCCGAGGCAAGAAGCAGCAGCGCGACGCCCGCGTAGGTCGCTGCGCTCAAATTCAACACGAACTTTCCAAGCACAATGGCTACGCTTGCAACCGACGCGAGCATAATCGGCATCAAGCCCTGCCATCGCGCCTGGATCGCAAGCCCCACGAGCGCGATTCCGAGCAGAGCTATCGTCAGCGGAAGCAGGTAGCGCGCCGAGGCGAGAAAACCGAGGCCCAGCGACGAAAGCAGCGCCGCGTAGCCGGGCCAGCAGAGCGGACATCCGAGCACCGGCAGCATCGACGCGATCGCCGCCGGAATCGCAAGAAAGCCGAGCCTGGTTTTCATCGCACTTTCTCCGAAGAATTCTGCGCCTCAGCGGAATCCCGCCGCGTTGGCGCTTCCCGCAGCGCCGCCAGGATCAACTCAACCGGCGGCACCGCCGCAAATTGCCCCGCATGCGGCTGATAGATGCGGCAGCAGGCGGCGTCCGCCGCCTCGCTCCCGCCGAGGTCGCGGCCATTTAACAGGAGAGTCGGCGAGCCGTAGGCGCGGACTCGCCCGGGCGCATCCGGCGACGACCGCTCCCATTCCACCCATCGCGGCGCAAGCCCCAAACGAAGCATCGCCTCGCGCAGGTTCTCGCGCGCCTGACCGGCCGCGGGACAGTCAGCGTCATAAATCAATTCCACCTGGATCATTGGAGTTCCTCCTTCCGGGCGCGCGCATCCGGCGCGGCAAGGCTCTCCAGGATCGGACATGGAGCGGTGGGGCGGCGCGCCTCGCACGCGCGGACAAGCCGGCCGAGGACGCGGCGGATGCGCTTAAGCGCCGCGATCTTCGCCTCCACGTCCGCCAGCTTGCGCGCCGCACGCCCGCGGACCTGCTCGCAGGAGCTGCGCTCATCGAGCCGAAGGCCGAGCAGCTCGCGGATCTCTTCGAGCGTGAAGCCGAGCGCCTGGGCGTGCCTGATGAAGCGCAGCCGATCCACCGCGTCGTCGGGAAAGACCCGATAGCCCGCCATCGTGCGCGCCGAGTGCGCGAGCAGCCGGCGCCGCTCGTAGTAGCGGATCGTCTCGCGATTGACGCCCGCGCGCTTGGCCAGCTCGCCGATCGTGAGCCGCGACGTAGCCACGATTAGTTCACGGAAGCGGCGTGCCGACACCCGCGGCCCTGAGCGTGGCTTCCGCGGGCCCTGCGCCGGTGCAGCATGCGCCAAGCCTGCCGTTGATTACGACCGCGGGGACAGTGCGAACGCCGAGGCTCTTCGCCCGCGCCGCGACCGCCGGATCGCGCATATCGAGCACCTCGACTTCGCACGAACTGCACGCGTTTCGCCTTACCATCGCGACCGTCTCGTCGCAGACAGCGCATCCCGCGCCGAACACCTCGACTCGTCGTTTGTCTGCCATAAAGAAACCCTCCTTACGCGCATGAGCCTACACCCTGTACGCAGGTACAAGGTCAAGAGGAGGCAACGTGGCGGACGGAGACTGCGGGCGTCGGGAAGTTCGACCGTCTAAGGGCCGGCGCTGCATTCGGAGGGAGAAAACTTTCGAAGTAGGACGTGCCTGCGTGGAACCCTCTGGTCAGCGGGCTCTCCTCGACCCAGTGGACCTCGTAGCTCTGTGGCGAAACTTGGAGGATCGAATTCATCCGCACCGCGATGGTCCGCTTCTTGGCGATCTCGAATGGGTTATGGGCGAAGTTGTCCGAATGGTAGTAGTCGTCGAGGAAGCGATCCGCCGCGCCCTGTGCATGAGCATGCAAGGACGCGAGTCGCTCCTGCTCGACTGCCGGATCGCTCGAGACGGAACGCGCGTCGCGAATAAAGGCCTCGATCTCCCAGCGCGTCATTCTGGCTGCGACAACCGGCATCGAAGCCGGCGTCAGCGGCTTCGGAATCGTGATCGCTTGTCCGAGTCGATCGGTTACGACGACATATGGGACATAGCGGCTGCGGAGCGCGAGCCAGACAATGCCGATCGCGAGCACGAGGCTGACGAGCAGCGAGCAGGCCGACGCGATCTGCCAGTTGCGCTTACCGAGAACGAGATCGGCATAGCGTTCGTCCCACTCTCGCCATCCCTGCACGTATGGATTCGCGGCCATCACTCTGCCTCGGATGCCATGTTCGTTCCGCGAACACGCGCTGTCAGCAATCATGTGAATCTCCCCTCTTAGTCATCATTTGAAAATCCCCTCTCCGAACCACCGGAGGACGGGAGCATGGAAGCGGA encodes:
- a CDS encoding chromate resistance protein ChrB domain-containing protein produces the protein MAERGEPRWLLLIHQIPPKPDYFRVKVWRRLQKIGAVAIKNSVYVLPKNDQALEDFQWTLREITEGGAEGSICEADFIDGLSNDQVEVLFRAARDADYAAIAEEARELARALQPRSKSNVDHGPSLQTAVERLRRRLSEVVAIDFFDALGRQPAEGLVSELEARFGGAAREQPASRANAAEFRGRVWVTRKGIHVDRMASAWLIRRFIDPKAEFRFVAARGYRPQKDEIRFDMFEAEFTHQGDRCTFEVLLERMGLGTAPLRAIAEIVHDIDLKDTKFGRPEVAGIDRLITGICTAHKDDDTRLVRAVALFDDLHESFARRSR
- a CDS encoding DMT family transporter — its product is METQAQAGVRYALGAAALFGASTPAAKLLLKHLSPLMLSASLYLGAAIALSAYRLLGWSASRETPIGRDDIPAIAGIIFFGGILGPVLMLYGLQRISAFTGSLLLNLEGPFTALIAVGLLGEHLGTREKLAATAIMLGGMLVSLEPGYLGGSWLGAVEVAGACLSWGVDNNLTRHLSLRDPVAVARIKTSAAGLCVLALALLHDGARIPALTALLLAGCVGALCYGLSITLDVKALRMLGAAREAAYFATAPFVGALFSLVVFRGLPNPSELAGTVLMIAGVLVLVREKHAHLHPHEAMLHEHLHVHDDHHQHEHDEVVAEPHSHAHVHEPLTHAHSHTPDLHHRHRH
- a CDS encoding MerR family DNA-binding protein; its protein translation is MATSRLTIGELAKRAGVNRETIRYYERRRLLAHSARTMAGYRVFPDDAVDRLRFIRHAQALGFTLEEIRELLGLRLDERSSCEQVRGRAARKLADVEAKIAALKRIRRVLGRLVRACEARRPTAPCPILESLAAPDARARKEELQ
- a CDS encoding thioredoxin family protein gives rise to the protein MADKRRVEVFGAGCAVCDETVAMVRRNACSSCEVEVLDMRDPAVAARAKSLGVRTVPAVVINGRLGACCTGAGPAEATLRAAGVGTPLP
- a CDS encoding VirB8/TrbF family protein yields the protein MAANPYVQGWREWDERYADLVLGKRNWQIASACSLLVSLVLAIGIVWLALRSRYVPYVVVTDRLGQAITIPKPLTPASMPVVAARMTRWEIEAFIRDARSVSSDPAVEQERLASLHAHAQGAADRFLDDYYHSDNFAHNPFEIAKKRTIAVRMNSILQVSPQSYEVHWVEESPLTRGFHAGTSYFESFLPPNAAPALRRSNFPTPAVSVRHVASS